CCACTGATGGTCTAGCTTGGTGGTGGCATGATAGCGAGGGGTGCCTTGGTGATCATTCTTGCTTCTTCCCTCACAAAAGTGCTCTTGGGCACTAAGTCTATGGAAGTCGGCACTCCTTCAAGGTCGTAGGTGGAGCTGGAGGCCGTGTACAAGGCGAGAGCATGGCTGGCCATGCTGAGCTTAGAGTGCTTTGGGGAGGAAGAGAAGCTTTTGCTTGATGTGAAGAGAGGGAGAGGCTTGGGGTGGTTTATATAAAAGCTACGGCCTCTACCATGAAGGAAAGAATCAAAGCACCGCCATTGCCATGATACATAGAGGATCAAAAGGATATCCACGAAGATTGGGGGCTAGCAGAGCCACGGGTGGTGCGGCCGCACCATGGGTGGGCCCGTACCCGCATCTCCTCCCCCTGGACTGAGTTTGCGTCCAggtgcacatgcatgcatggagatTCTAGGGATGCTGGTGTCAGATTGGGATTCATCAATATCAATGTGTGATAGAGCAGGATGCACATGATCATGGTGAATCAAAGGAATATTCAAGTTGCAACATTCACATGATTTTGTAATAATGAGTGGATATTCGTGTGATCAGCAAGAATCAACAAGATTAAGCAAGAATCATGGGTTGTTTTTAGTGAGGGCAtaatggtcatttagccatgaTAAGTTGCTTAGGAAGATAATGCAAAAATTTTATATTTTGAGTAAAAGAAAGAATATGCTAGtattattttaaaattttcataAGCTTTGAATGTATTTatcaaaagcaattaaatctattCTATCAATTTCTTGGTTAAAGTCAATATTGTGAGAAGGCTCAAGGAAAATTTTCAAACATTGACCATTAACTTTGAAAATGTTACCATCATCATCCTGGATGGTGATCGCACCATGTGGCGATGTGTTGATGATGGTGTATGTCCCTTTCCACTTGCTATGCAATTTTCTTTCACCGAATAGCTTGACTTTTCAATTGAAGAGCAGGACCTTGTCTCCTTGCTTGAATTCTTTGAGCTTGATTCGGTTGCCGTGCCATCTTTTGGTTCTTTCTTTATATAGCTGGGCACTGTGGTATGCCTTCTTTTGCCATTCTTCTAGCTTGTCTATTTGTTTCTGTATGTTTTTGCCGGCTAGCTTGAAATCCATGTTCCAGCTTTTGATTGCCCAGTGAGCTCGATGCTCAGGCTCAACTAGCATGCCGATGGGGTTTTGTAAGCCGTCCTGTATGCCTAGAGATGGGGTGGCAATGTTGTGCTTCACCCCAAGCTCTTTAAGGAAGGCTCTGAATGTCTTGTCGATGAAATGAGATCCCCCATCTCTTATCACCATCCTTGGTGTTCCAAAGTGGGGGAAGatcacttcatggaacatctTCATTGCATGCCTGGCTTCAGCAGCTTGGCAAGGCAGCGCTTCCACACATTTTGACACATAGTTAATAGCGACGAAGATGTATTCGCAATCTTGGGACTTTTGGAATGGacccatgaagtcaatgccccacACATCAAATATTTCTATTTGAAGGTTGTAGTGTAGGGGCATTGCATTACGAGTGTTGATGCTTCCTTGGAATTGGCACTTCCAGCACCTCCGAATGAACTCCTTGGTGTCCTCGTACATCGTTGGCCAGAAGAACCCGCACTACCAAATGTTGGCTTGTGTGCGGAATACTCCATAATGGCCTCCGTATGGTGCTACATGGCATCTTTCAATGATTTGCATCACCTCTATTGTGGGCATGCACCTCCTCAGCAAGTCATCCAAACATACACGGTACAAATATGGATCAGCCCAAAGGTGACGTCGGCTTTCGACTTGCAATTTTCTCTTGTTTTCGCTTGGTGGTACATAGCCTGCAACCATGTAGTTCACAATGTTTGCATACCAAGGGTTGGAGTCCATCATCTTGAGTAGCATGTAGGAAGCCATTAATTGGTAGTTCCTGCATGTTAGTGACTTGTATGCGCAACAAATGATCTGCAATGGTATTCTCTACTCCCTTTCTATCTTTTATTTCAAGGTCAGATTCTTGGAGTAGAAgaatccatcttattaatctgggttttgcatctttcttagtgagaaaATATTTTAATGCTGCATGATTAGTGTAAATGATAACTTTTGCTccaactaagtaagatctaaatttatcaatagcaaaaacgaCTGCAAGAAGCTCTTTTTCAGTAGTTGCATAGTTAAGTTGTGCTCCTATCAGCGTTTTGCTAGCATATGTGATTgtgtgatgcttcttatctttggtttggccaaggaccgcaccaatagcatagtcactagcatcaTACATGATCTCAAAGGGTATCGACCAATcgggtggttggatgattggcgCTGAGATGAGTACTTTCTTGAGAGTGTGGAAAGCACTTAAGCACTCATATGTAAACTCAAAAGGTGCATCCTTAGCTAACAGGTTTGTGAGAGGTCTAGTGATTTGTGAAAAATCTTTCATAAACCGCCTATAGAACACTACATGACCTAGAAAGCTATAAATTCTCTTCACATTCACAGGGGGTGGTAGCTGCTCGATGTTGAtggttgttaatgtcaatcataaaccgtcaaccTATCCTACATacatacttaattccatcaccaaacataggtatagggttttaaactaatgaattccacaagttttggtgaatatgtgaatccaggaggatttatccagaaaatagcCCCGGGACCATTGTCATACACTcaaaacaagcaaaccgacgacaacaagtgattcaactggTGAAAATAGCAAAAGGCACCTCAAGACAGAGTCCAAGACCCACCACACAAAGGGGAGGCCCACTTGCCAAAGTGGCAGGCTAGCCAGCCCACTCCGGAGCCCGTTCACTCTCCACCGCTTCGTATGCGTTTCTAAGATCTACACCATTAATTTTAAGTCGGTTTATCCAACGGTGATCATGGGAGTTGACTTGGATCAATGATGTGGAAAtaccttgccccctactccatctcccctatataaagagCCCTCTACGCCCTCTAGGAGGCCATCAACTCATAGAGAGCCATCTCTCATTCAAATCAAGATACACCACAAGAGAGAAATCTCCACAAAGctttcaagatgtagaagtagaatagctctatGTTAAAAGTTAGGGAGTGTTGAGCCATGCTCAAGTTCTAGAGAAATCTTCAAAGGTCaggtatatctttgtatcttaccTTTGCAAGACCTATGCTtaaatatagttatcttctctctttacttttatgcctttcatgtgtatggttattATAGTTATCATATCTTAGCAAGGGATCTTCACTCGCATCGAGTGCTTTAGTTATCatatgtgactagagtagtaaatctttccaagtttcaaaagggagatatgttttcaaggagtaaagtagaattaggtttccACTATATATCCACCACAGATTtatccacacacatacacatcttgatttgattgtatgactcatctctctttggatctgttatttgactttacaatatatgtaatgcaagtatgctctagctttctccctacctataaaCTACACATAagtcttagtggtaggaagagaaaaggcaacaACAaattatgccttggtgaggatccacaaataccacatatattgagatacttgaaagtgtcatataaaggaatctctaagttttattttgaaaatttacAGAAACTCTAGAATagtggtggaacaaagaacttgacacatagtgcttgacttgatcgttctgtctttcaattgttgAAGACCCaaatgaaggctaagaagccccgtggttgaaggtaatatgggaatgtttgaaagtcagatcagtttattctaatccggaggagattttttgattgaacgcatgggtacttttgaggcatgaaacgcattgtagcaactcctaatccattgttctagtttaactttgctcagggactggcaaagggtaagcttgggggaaACTTGTTGACGGTTGTTcatgtcaatcataaaccatcaacatatccaacatatatacttaattccatcaccaaatataggtatagggttttaaactaatgaattccataagttttggtgaacaTGTGAATGGAGAAGGATTTCTCTAGAAAACAGCCTTGGGACCattgtcatacactccaaacaagcaaacagacgacaacaagtgattcaactggTGAAAACTACAAAAGGTAACTCAAGACGAAGTCCAGGACTCACCACACGAAGGGGAGGCCACTTGCCAAAGTGGCTGGTTGGCCAGCCCACTCCGGAGTACGTTCACTCTCCGCCACTTCGTATGTGTTTCTAAGATCTATACCATTAATTTTAAGGCAGTTTTAAGTCAGTTTATCCAACGGTGATCGTGGGAGTTGACatggatcgatgatgtggcaataccttgccccctactccatctcccctatataaggaGCCCTCTACCCCCTATAGGAGGCCATCATCCCATAGAGAGccatctctcattcagatcaagataCACCACAAGAGAGAAATCACCACAAACctttcaagatgtagaagtagaatagctctatGTTAAAAGTTAGGGAGTGTTGAGCCATGCTCAAGTTCTAAAGGAATCTTCAATGGTTaggtatatctttgtatcttaccTTTGCAAGAATTATGCTTAAATATAggtatcttctctatttacttttatgcctttcatgtgtatggttaatatagttatcatatcttagcatgggatctctgctcgcatcgagtgctttagttatcatatgtgactagagtagtaaatgtttccaagtttcaaaagagagatatgttttcaaggagtaaagtagaattaggtttccACTATATATCCACCATAGATTTATCCACACATatacacatcttgatttgattgtatgactcttCTCTCTTTGGATATgttatttgactttacaatatatgtattgcaagtatgctctagctttcttcctacctataaactccacataagtcttagtggtaggaagagaaaaggcaacaACAaattatgccttggtgaggatccacaaataccacatatattgagagacttgaaagTGTCATATAAaggaatctctaagttttattttgaaaacttataaaaactctagaatagtggtggaacaaagaacttaagatatagtgcttgacttgatcgttctgtctttcaattgctcaagacccaaatgaaggctaagaagccccatggttgaaggtaatatgggtatgtttgaaagtcagatcagtttattctaatctggaggagaattttcGATTGAACGCTTgggtacttttgaggcatgaaaagCATTGTAGCCACTCTTGATCCATTGTTCTAGTTTAActttgcttagggactagcaaagggtaagcttgggggaaacttgttgacggttgttaatgtcaatcataaaccatcaacatatccaacatatatacttaattccatcaccaaatataggtatatggttttaaactaatgaattccataagttttggtgaatatgtgaatggAGAAGGATTTATCCAAAAATCAGCCTTGGGACCattgtcatacactccaaacaatcaaactgacgacaacaagtgattcaactggTGAAAATTACAAAAGGCATTCCCACTGCATCCACATCTTCATGAGGTTGATCATGTTCTGCAACgagcacttcttgatcatgtcctacATCCTTCCTATTTTTGTCCTTCTGTTAAAATTACACATGCCTTTCTATTGACACAAAAGGCATTGcgtatttgatataaaaagagtaacacaaccttcacttacatatgcttgcagGTGGGCAATATAGGAGTGAGATCCTATAACCTGGTGGCACTTGACTTTTGCACGGTTTCACTTGTTCTACTCCGAGACTGCCTATAACCACAGttgtgttagactgcagcacaagtagaccacataaaaaactagacaagaaataaatgagttcacacacaCATACCTTGTTCTTGGAACTTAACCACATGTGGACAAGTGCACACCACTGTGTGTCATTCATGTAAGACACAGGAGAGGCCTTTCTGATTTCATTAGCGGGGATGCCATTGAAGTAAGATTGCTTGAACTAGTACCGTATCTATCGTACAACAAACTATAATACACTCAtgcatgcttcttttgttgcttcatcattgtcatcaatggccaGTCTCAACTGTAgaagtgtgaatgcaaattaaatccattactaagttgctcaaggcagagttgaatgtcaatagaggatatagatacttacagatAGCTTGGCCACAAATCCATTGAGAAGTTCGATCTGTTGCTTGTAATGTATCTAGTGTAggaaaattggtacttgagacctgactactacacctgcctctgaggcaaacttggtagcttgcaatggatcatgtggccttctgttccccttgACAACTAAGATGGGcatccttgttcccattgattAGGTGGTTTTATGAAGCCCAACCCCATTAGTTGCTTGCCTCGACTAGCTCGCTCTTCTCTGTaatggtactacatagttttcaaacattcagattgttagaaagtAACGTGGATATCAAATAGTGTG
This sequence is a window from Miscanthus floridulus cultivar M001 chromosome 10, ASM1932011v1, whole genome shotgun sequence. Protein-coding genes within it:
- the LOC136488966 gene encoding uncharacterized protein, which produces MYEDTKEFIRRCWKCQFQGSINTRNAMPLHYNLQIEIFDVWGIDFMGPFQKSQDCEYIFVAINYVSKCVEALPCQAAEARHAMKMFHEVIFPHFGTPRMVIRDGGSHFIDKTFRAFLKELGVKHNIATPSLGIQDGLQNPIGMLVEPEHRAHWAIKSWNMDFKLAGKNIQKQIDKLEEWQKKAYHSAQLYKERTKRWHGNRIKLKEFKQGDKVLLFN